The following are encoded in a window of Lactobacillus acidophilus genomic DNA:
- the rplU gene encoding 50S ribosomal protein L21, with protein MYAIIKTGGKQYKVAEGDSVFVEKLDAAEGSEVTFDEVILVANGDDVKVGTPLVDGAKVTAKVEKQGKEKKVVTFKYKPKKHSHSKYGHRQPYTKVTVEKIEA; from the coding sequence ATGTACGCAATTATTAAGACCGGTGGTAAGCAATACAAAGTTGCAGAAGGCGACAGCGTATTTGTAGAAAAGCTTGATGCTGCAGAAGGTAGCGAAGTAACTTTTGACGAAGTTATCCTTGTTGCTAATGGTGACGATGTTAAGGTTGGTACTCCATTAGTAGATGGTGCTAAGGTAACTGCTAAAGTTGAAAAGCAAGGCAAGGAAAAGAAAGTTGTAACTTTCAAGTACAAGCCTAAGAAGCACTCACACAGCAAGTATGGTCACCGTCAACCTTATACTAAGGTTACAGTTGAAAAGATTGAAGCTTAA
- a CDS encoding 2-hydroxymuconate tautomerase, with protein MPFVHIELIKGRSDEQITNLMKDVTEAVHKNTGAPKEHIHVIINELGKHSYGQGGEWRA; from the coding sequence ATGCCATTTGTACATATTGAATTAATCAAAGGTCGTTCAGACGAACAAATTACTAACTTGATGAAGGATGTTACTGAAGCGGTTCACAAGAATACTGGGGCTCCAAAGGAACACATCCACGTAATTATTAATGAATTGGGCAAGCATTCATACGGTCAAGGCGGAGAATGGAGAGCCTAG
- a CDS encoding M24 family metallopeptidase, with the protein MEERQELLTLINNRIDQVTSLVKEHDADAMIIFNQANYRYLTNFTGEEAQLILNANGDRTLLSDSRFAGQIKAQAPGELNVVMKRSSDYEELTKALKKMNVKKVLVEGEFVSASEYEKLKELNPDIKFEMVEELVERVRNVKDELEIAALRRAIDISMESFKAILPMIKPGVKERAVGAKLDYLFKVNGGDGPDFETIIASGVRSAWAHGVASDKEIEEGDMIVIDFGSFYHGYAADITRTVALGEVDSEMHKIYNIVHEAQRRGIEAAVVGNTGRDVDKAARDYITEQGYGEYFGHGIGHGIGLEIHELCQPALPFRTTKLVNNMVHTVEPGIYLPDKGGVRIEDDILVNGETPETLSTLPKDELISL; encoded by the coding sequence ATGGAAGAACGACAAGAATTACTTACTTTAATTAATAATCGAATTGATCAAGTTACCTCTTTAGTTAAAGAACATGATGCTGATGCAATGATTATTTTTAATCAAGCAAATTATCGTTACTTAACTAACTTTACTGGTGAAGAAGCACAGCTTATTTTAAATGCTAATGGTGATCGTACTCTTTTATCAGATTCACGATTTGCAGGACAAATTAAGGCCCAGGCTCCCGGTGAATTGAATGTAGTAATGAAACGTTCAAGTGATTATGAAGAACTAACTAAAGCACTTAAAAAAATGAACGTTAAGAAAGTTTTAGTAGAGGGTGAATTTGTTTCAGCTAGCGAATATGAAAAATTGAAGGAATTAAATCCTGATATTAAATTTGAAATGGTTGAAGAATTAGTTGAACGTGTTCGTAATGTTAAAGATGAACTTGAAATAGCTGCATTACGCAGAGCAATCGATATTTCCATGGAAAGCTTTAAAGCAATCTTACCAATGATTAAGCCAGGAGTAAAAGAACGAGCAGTTGGTGCGAAATTGGATTATTTGTTTAAGGTCAATGGTGGCGATGGCCCAGATTTTGAAACCATTATTGCTTCAGGAGTACGTTCAGCTTGGGCTCATGGTGTTGCTAGTGATAAAGAAATTGAAGAAGGCGACATGATCGTTATCGATTTTGGTAGTTTTTATCATGGTTATGCTGCAGATATAACCAGAACTGTTGCATTAGGTGAAGTCGATTCTGAAATGCATAAAATTTATAATATTGTTCATGAAGCACAACGTCGCGGCATCGAAGCTGCAGTAGTAGGCAATACTGGTCGTGATGTTGATAAAGCAGCACGTGATTACATTACTGAACAAGGATATGGAGAATATTTTGGCCATGGAATTGGTCACGGAATCGGTCTAGAAATTCACGAATTATGTCAACCGGCTTTGCCATTCAGAACTACTAAACTGGTGAACAATATGGTTCATACAGTTGAACCTGGGATTTATTTACCAGATAAAGGCGGAGTTAGAATTGAAGACGATATTTTAGTGAATGGTGAAACACCAGAAACTCTGTCAACTTTGCCCAAAGATGAATTAATTTCTTTATAG
- a CDS encoding DUF2207 domain-containing protein has translation MKRKYLNLIVILSVLSFLTVFTQKVSADVDYSINNMDVIAKVNRDGSLSMQRTIEYDFASDAHGVFYKQNLNKNQNLSDIQVKVNNKNISLSNSGQNNTYQLTQEGKSYRFKVFHRINEDDKVKIEYSYRILSAITNYKDTAELNFKIIGNGWDTDIDYAKVTVLFPGKVPDLKAWAHGPLNGQTKVLPNQGKIIMTANNVPGDMGIEVHSIFSPSVTSANMNFVNKNKKKAIEKQEAKLAIEANKRRQRKTYINWGLFVISLISGLFALIKAILVKPKGVKPKKIRDLAHNYEIPDVSPIVAQVLDRNAKPDAKAFTAYLLQLAGKHQIEIEEYKSKHLKKSEYRINLVDDSILNDELLEFLFKNVGDGRSFITKELRNYTSKRLGKKFDKWSNNHYALVENRFFDKAAKKYKDKSVGTLILIIAISGITGVINLFLSDTMPRLLSSLIWISFVVLVLAIIATVISNTRVGIYNQEGALETNKVHGFKKMLNDIGNFKMKDVGDIILWEDILPYAVAFGLSKKVIEHLKMEFDAAELGSSVFIYAPLYTNSDSFEKSFERSFTSGVLAGSSPISGGSGGFSGGSSGGFGGGSGGGAF, from the coding sequence ATGAAAAGAAAATATTTAAACTTAATTGTAATATTAAGTGTATTGAGTTTTCTAACAGTTTTTACTCAAAAAGTTAGTGCAGATGTAGATTATAGCATTAACAATATGGATGTTATTGCTAAGGTAAATCGTGATGGTTCATTATCAATGCAACGCACGATTGAATATGATTTTGCCAGTGATGCGCACGGAGTTTTTTATAAACAAAATCTAAATAAAAACCAGAACTTAAGCGATATTCAAGTTAAGGTCAATAATAAAAATATTTCTTTGTCAAATAGTGGTCAAAATAATACTTATCAACTTACTCAAGAAGGAAAATCATATCGTTTTAAAGTTTTTCATCGAATTAATGAAGATGATAAAGTTAAAATAGAGTATTCATACAGAATTTTGAGTGCTATCACTAATTATAAAGATACAGCCGAATTAAATTTTAAGATTATTGGTAATGGCTGGGATACAGATATTGATTATGCTAAAGTAACTGTACTTTTCCCAGGAAAAGTTCCAGATTTAAAAGCATGGGCCCATGGTCCATTAAATGGTCAAACTAAAGTTTTACCTAATCAAGGTAAAATTATCATGACTGCTAACAATGTACCAGGAGATATGGGGATTGAAGTCCACTCTATTTTCAGTCCATCTGTAACTTCTGCTAATATGAATTTTGTTAATAAAAATAAAAAGAAAGCTATTGAAAAGCAAGAGGCTAAATTAGCTATTGAGGCTAATAAAAGAAGACAAAGAAAAACGTATATTAATTGGGGGTTATTTGTAATCTCATTGATTAGTGGATTATTTGCGCTAATCAAAGCCATTTTAGTCAAACCCAAAGGTGTCAAACCAAAGAAGATTCGGGATTTAGCTCACAATTATGAAATTCCTGATGTTAGTCCAATAGTGGCTCAAGTTCTTGATCGTAATGCTAAACCTGATGCCAAGGCTTTTACTGCGTATTTACTGCAATTAGCTGGTAAACATCAAATCGAGATTGAAGAGTATAAGAGTAAGCATTTAAAAAAGAGCGAGTATCGAATTAATTTAGTTGATGATAGTATTCTAAATGATGAGTTACTTGAATTTCTATTTAAAAATGTGGGTGATGGTAGATCATTTATTACTAAGGAATTAAGAAATTATACTTCTAAGCGCTTAGGTAAAAAGTTTGATAAATGGAGTAATAATCACTATGCTTTGGTAGAAAATCGCTTCTTTGATAAGGCGGCTAAGAAGTATAAAGATAAAAGTGTAGGCACTTTAATTTTAATTATCGCAATCAGTGGAATTACTGGTGTTATTAACTTATTTTTGTCTGATACAATGCCACGTTTGTTAAGCTCATTGATATGGATATCGTTTGTTGTGCTTGTTTTAGCCATTATCGCTACAGTTATCAGTAATACAAGAGTAGGTATTTATAACCAGGAGGGTGCTTTAGAAACAAATAAAGTACATGGGTTTAAGAAAATGCTTAATGATATTGGTAATTTTAAGATGAAGGATGTCGGCGACATAATTTTATGGGAAGATATCTTACCATATGCCGTTGCTTTTGGCTTATCTAAGAAGGTTATTGAACATCTTAAGATGGAATTTGATGCTGCAGAATTAGGCAGTTCAGTATTTATCTATGCACCCTTATATACTAATAGCGATAGTTTCGAAAAAAGTTTTGAACGTAGTTTCACTAGTGGCGTTTTAGCTGGTTCTTCGCCTATTTCAGGTGGTTCAGGCGGCTTTTCTGGAGGTTCATCTGGCGGCTTTGGCGGCGGAAGCGGCGGTGGAGCTTTTTAG
- a CDS encoding YitT family protein, which translates to MKNIKQRSWIKGLVFLAGLEIIAIAINFFYGPINIAAGGSTGISILIDAVWGVNRSITVFIVNGLMLILAAIFLGKKVTKNVAAGSLLLPILMEITPSFEITSNKLLAVIYGGALMGFGISLLYRVNASSGGTTIPPMILKKYFYLNPATTLTIIDMIIIFLNIFVDGWNAFLLAALSQVVTAITMRYTETGFDKKYQVRIMSNKYLEQIQDMLKDEYQGLTIYNVVGGYSDEDKRQLLIVVDTRDYGPLISKIHAIDQDAFIITENVAKVHGGQWGI; encoded by the coding sequence ATGAAAAACATTAAACAACGTTCCTGGATAAAAGGGCTAGTATTTTTAGCGGGACTTGAAATTATAGCAATAGCAATTAATTTCTTTTATGGACCAATCAATATTGCTGCTGGAGGATCTACCGGTATTTCAATTTTGATTGATGCTGTTTGGGGAGTTAACCGCTCAATAACTGTTTTTATTGTTAATGGTTTAATGCTGATATTAGCCGCAATTTTTTTAGGTAAAAAAGTAACCAAAAATGTGGCAGCAGGTAGTTTGTTATTACCAATCTTAATGGAGATTACCCCTAGTTTTGAAATAACTAGCAATAAATTGCTAGCTGTAATATATGGTGGAGCTTTAATGGGATTTGGTATTTCACTTCTTTATCGTGTTAATGCATCAAGTGGTGGAACAACGATCCCACCGATGATTTTAAAAAAGTATTTTTATTTGAATCCAGCAACCACGCTTACAATTATTGACATGATTATAATTTTCTTGAATATTTTCGTAGATGGTTGGAATGCTTTTCTTTTAGCAGCTTTGTCACAAGTAGTTACGGCAATTACGATGCGCTACACGGAGACTGGTTTTGATAAAAAGTATCAAGTACGTATTATGTCAAATAAATATCTTGAACAAATTCAGGATATGTTAAAAGACGAGTATCAAGGATTAACAATTTATAATGTTGTTGGTGGCTATAGCGATGAAGATAAACGTCAGTTGTTAATCGTGGTTGATACGCGTGATTATGGTCCATTGATTTCTAAAATTCATGCAATTGATCAAGATGCATTTATTATTACTGAAAATGTAGCTAAAGTTCATGGTGGTCAATGGGGGATATAA
- a CDS encoding DUF2325 domain-containing protein, whose amino-acid sequence MYDYRSNIKVILNKTDADDKSLANSLNAIKAIISMAEGGEVEQKPKNIPSKPKKIVNTQSIAQRNADLKQFKQLLLGLTELIETPGDDTAKKKSLEALHKLTFVPGVGKRYGSVLGRLDQAIQKSKTTKDAVNKKIFEEAMKPKEQPKRDYRKGRRYTVIRALSGCNLINDNGQIVYRIKESQIHSLNLKSGDIVEAIETQNNPNYEAEVLRVVGYRKLRTRDYDPIEEFRYAVVQGKAGQLAITRNIKGEKLRIRGKDITIPVDSSYYQGENIHLEDGSIVDLAWYTGDVRIKKNPSDAVQIRWIYQVDPPKQSDLSYKKKDKSKDSKQEEFTKLDMNLHYQRVGIAIGDNQNEGILEGIVTRYNGIPIPIDAFEGKKKVMERQIKELDIVILMTAYAAHDATWNIQEFASKYGVKFAVSSSKGYRSFERALYRAENGLPAYEGTQSIEYKQEEIK is encoded by the coding sequence ATGTACGACTATCGAAGTAATATTAAAGTGATTTTGAATAAAACTGACGCAGATGATAAGAGTTTAGCCAACAGTTTGAATGCAATTAAAGCAATCATTTCAATGGCAGAAGGTGGAGAGGTAGAGCAAAAGCCTAAAAATATTCCTTCTAAGCCTAAGAAAATAGTCAATACACAATCGATTGCACAAAGAAATGCTGACTTAAAGCAATTTAAGCAACTTTTATTAGGCTTAACTGAATTAATTGAAACTCCTGGTGATGATACTGCTAAAAAGAAATCTCTTGAAGCATTACATAAACTAACTTTTGTACCTGGTGTTGGTAAACGTTATGGAAGTGTTTTGGGCAGATTAGATCAAGCGATTCAAAAATCTAAGACAACTAAAGATGCGGTGAATAAAAAAATTTTTGAAGAAGCAATGAAGCCGAAAGAACAGCCTAAAAGAGATTATCGAAAAGGTAGACGTTATACAGTTATTCGTGCTCTTTCTGGTTGTAATTTGATTAATGATAATGGACAAATTGTTTACCGAATAAAAGAATCGCAAATTCACTCACTTAATTTAAAGAGTGGTGATATTGTTGAAGCAATTGAAACCCAAAATAATCCTAATTATGAAGCTGAAGTACTAAGAGTAGTAGGTTATCGTAAGTTAAGAACACGTGATTATGATCCAATTGAAGAATTTCGTTATGCTGTTGTTCAAGGTAAAGCAGGACAACTAGCAATTACTCGTAATATTAAAGGTGAAAAACTACGTATTCGCGGCAAAGATATTACTATTCCGGTCGATTCTAGTTATTATCAAGGTGAAAATATTCATCTTGAGGATGGTTCTATTGTGGATTTGGCCTGGTATACAGGTGATGTACGAATTAAGAAAAATCCTAGTGATGCGGTTCAAATTCGCTGGATTTATCAAGTTGATCCTCCCAAACAATCAGATTTATCCTATAAAAAGAAAGATAAAAGTAAGGATAGTAAGCAAGAAGAATTTACTAAACTTGATATGAATCTTCACTATCAAAGAGTTGGGATTGCTATTGGTGACAACCAAAATGAAGGGATTTTAGAGGGGATAGTCACTAGATATAATGGTATTCCTATTCCGATCGATGCCTTTGAAGGTAAAAAGAAGGTCATGGAAAGACAAATCAAAGAACTTGATATTGTGATTTTGATGACGGCATATGCTGCTCATGACGCAACTTGGAATATTCAAGAATTTGCTTCTAAATATGGAGTAAAATTTGCGGTTTCTTCATCTAAAGGATATCGTTCATTTGAACGGGCACTTTACAGAGCTGAAAATGGCTTACCGGCATATGAGGGTACTCAATCAATTGAATATAAACAGGAAGAAATTAAATAA
- a CDS encoding Asp23/Gls24 family envelope stress response protein yields MADSSKILLSGEENSEQIKIDPSVLEVILGIAAEKVDGVAGMRGNLKSGLNWVLGREDHGKGVNVKVDEDNKLIADVYVFLESGVNVPKVGIELQKKLKTQLLQMTDLELKSINIHVVGLIFPEDEEDTEENTSELFPEDEVEK; encoded by the coding sequence ATGGCAGATAGTTCAAAGATTCTCTTAAGTGGTGAAGAAAACAGCGAACAAATTAAAATTGATCCAAGTGTTCTAGAAGTTATTTTGGGTATTGCTGCTGAAAAAGTTGATGGTGTCGCAGGAATGCGTGGTAACTTAAAGTCTGGCCTAAATTGGGTACTTGGCCGTGAAGATCATGGTAAAGGTGTCAATGTTAAAGTCGATGAAGACAATAAGTTAATTGCTGATGTTTACGTTTTTCTTGAAAGTGGCGTAAATGTTCCTAAGGTTGGGATTGAACTTCAAAAGAAATTGAAGACCCAATTACTACAAATGACTGATCTTGAACTTAAGTCAATTAATATTCATGTTGTAGGTTTAATTTTCCCAGAAGATGAAGAAGATACTGAGGAAAACACCTCAGAGCTGTTTCCGGAGGATGAAGTAGAGAAATAA
- a CDS encoding bifunctional methylenetetrahydrofolate dehydrogenase/methenyltetrahydrofolate cyclohydrolase, with translation MGKILDGKFVANLLGEKLKEKVKDLKEEGITPHFCVINIGDDPASKIYVRTKKRRAEKMGIIQDIYQLPADTKQEVALNLIDKLNEDPDINGVMVQLPAPEQIDADELLERIDPNKDVDGLTPSNIGRIWMENHFIEPATAEGIIALLKYYKILLKGKNVVVIGRSNIVGKPVAALMLEQNATVTIAHSETENLAELTRNADIIVSATGQAFLVTEDMVKDGVVVVDVGMNHVNGKLVGDVDFENVKKKASYITPVPGGVGPLTVQFLMEAVVKLTRRQNGRE, from the coding sequence ATGGGAAAAATTTTGGATGGTAAATTTGTTGCAAACTTGTTAGGAGAAAAACTTAAAGAAAAAGTTAAGGATTTAAAAGAAGAGGGGATAACGCCACATTTTTGCGTAATAAATATTGGTGATGATCCTGCAAGCAAAATTTATGTACGTACTAAAAAAAGACGTGCAGAAAAAATGGGGATTATTCAGGATATTTATCAACTTCCTGCTGATACTAAGCAAGAAGTTGCCTTGAATTTAATCGATAAGTTAAATGAAGATCCTGATATTAATGGTGTAATGGTACAGCTTCCAGCTCCTGAACAAATCGATGCAGATGAATTGCTTGAAAGAATTGATCCTAATAAAGACGTTGATGGTTTAACCCCTTCAAATATTGGTCGCATTTGGATGGAAAATCATTTTATTGAGCCGGCTACTGCTGAAGGCATCATTGCATTACTTAAGTATTATAAAATTCTATTAAAAGGTAAAAATGTAGTGGTTATTGGTCGCAGTAATATTGTTGGTAAACCCGTTGCTGCACTGATGCTTGAACAAAATGCCACTGTAACAATTGCTCATTCTGAGACTGAAAATTTGGCTGAGTTGACTAGAAATGCAGATATTATTGTTTCAGCAACTGGGCAAGCATTTTTGGTGACAGAAGATATGGTAAAAGATGGTGTAGTAGTTGTTGATGTGGGTATGAATCATGTTAACGGCAAGTTAGTTGGTGACGTTGATTTTGAAAATGTAAAGAAAAAAGCTAGTTATATTACTCCGGTCCCTGGCGGTGTTGGTCCTCTTACAGTACAATTTTTAATGGAAGCAGTAGTTAAATTAACTAGGAGACAAAATGGCCGAGAATAA
- the nusB gene encoding transcription antitermination factor NusB — translation MNQHESRKVAMQAVYLANQEPDLNAEEVEAKVVATLNLNQLSAYSKKLIEGVLENREDLQSELTSHLKKGWRLERVSQTIVAIMEIALFEIKNSDEIEPKAAVNEALNLCDEFAEPKEKPFINGMLANFV, via the coding sequence ATGAACCAACACGAAAGTCGCAAAGTTGCTATGCAAGCAGTATATTTGGCTAATCAAGAGCCAGATCTAAATGCTGAAGAGGTTGAAGCAAAAGTCGTTGCAACACTTAATTTAAACCAGCTTTCTGCTTATTCTAAGAAACTGATTGAAGGCGTACTTGAAAATCGTGAAGATTTACAGTCTGAACTAACTAGTCATTTAAAGAAAGGCTGGCGTCTTGAACGTGTAAGTCAAACTATTGTTGCTATTATGGAAATTGCACTTTTTGAAATTAAAAATAGTGATGAAATTGAACCTAAAGCAGCAGTTAATGAAGCTTTGAATTTATGTGACGAATTTGCTGAGCCAAAGGAAAAGCCATTTATTAATGGTATGTTAGCAAACTTTGTTTAA
- the efp gene encoding elongation factor P — protein sequence MTMISVNEFKNGLTIQYNNDLWRIVEFQHVKPGKGSAFVRSKLKSLRTGAVQEYTFRSTAKVETADIQTKSMQYLYNDGSSYVFMDTSTYDQLAIPNEQIGDEANYLLENMVVSVITHEGETLGIQLPNTVDLKVAKTEPNIKGDTSSGGGKPATMETGLVVNVPFFINEGDVLTINTSDGTYVSRANK from the coding sequence ATGACAATGATTTCAGTAAACGAATTCAAGAATGGTTTGACTATTCAATACAATAACGATTTATGGCGTATTGTAGAATTCCAACACGTAAAACCAGGTAAAGGTAGTGCTTTTGTTCGTTCAAAGCTTAAGAGTTTGAGAACAGGTGCTGTACAAGAATATACTTTCCGTTCAACTGCTAAGGTTGAAACTGCAGATATTCAAACTAAGTCAATGCAATACTTGTACAATGATGGTTCAAGTTATGTATTTATGGATACTAGCACTTATGACCAATTGGCTATTCCAAATGAACAAATTGGTGATGAAGCTAACTACTTACTTGAAAACATGGTTGTTAGTGTAATTACTCACGAAGGTGAAACTTTGGGTATCCAATTACCTAATACAGTTGATTTGAAGGTTGCTAAGACCGAACCTAACATTAAGGGTGATACTTCATCAGGTGGTGGTAAGCCAGCTACTATGGAAACTGGTTTAGTAGTTAACGTACCATTCTTTATTAATGAAGGTGACGTATTAACTATTAATACTTCTGATGGTACATATGTATCACGTGCAAATAAGTAG
- a CDS encoding aminoglycoside 3'-phosphotransferase, translating to MQKTILTKVPENIPLDIYRFISGAKIYDSSSSPEARVYFIDKDNGYYLKRSAIGKLEKEAQMTEYFYSKGLSAEVLNYLSNDYDWLLTAAVGGEDCVYPKYLKNPERLCDTIACELRKLHETDYTDCPVMDKTINYLATAEKNYHTGNYDQSQFPSFGYSSAKEAYDILMSGKNALRDKVLLHGDYCLPNIILKNWNFSGFIDVGGSGVGDRHIDLFWGAWTLWFNLKTNKYRNRFFDAYGRDKVDESVLEVIAAAEVFE from the coding sequence ATGCAGAAAACAATATTAACTAAAGTTCCAGAAAATATTCCGTTAGACATTTATCGCTTTATTTCTGGAGCGAAAATTTATGATAGTTCTTCTTCTCCTGAAGCAAGGGTTTATTTTATTGATAAGGACAATGGCTATTATTTAAAGCGTTCGGCAATTGGAAAACTTGAAAAAGAAGCCCAAATGACAGAATATTTTTATTCAAAAGGCCTTAGCGCAGAAGTGTTGAATTATCTTTCTAATGATTATGATTGGCTCTTGACGGCTGCCGTTGGCGGAGAAGATTGCGTGTATCCAAAGTATCTTAAAAACCCTGAACGTTTATGTGATACGATTGCATGTGAATTAAGAAAATTGCATGAAACAGATTATACTGACTGTCCAGTTATGGATAAAACAATAAACTATCTTGCTACAGCTGAAAAGAATTATCATACGGGGAATTATGATCAATCGCAGTTTCCTAGTTTTGGATACAGTTCAGCTAAAGAAGCCTATGACATTTTAATGTCAGGAAAAAATGCTTTACGAGATAAAGTCCTGCTTCATGGTGATTATTGTTTACCTAATATTATTCTCAAAAATTGGAATTTCTCGGGTTTTATTGATGTTGGTGGCAGTGGTGTCGGTGATAGGCACATAGATCTGTTCTGGGGGGCCTGGACTTTGTGGTTTAATTTAAAAACCAATAAGTATCGAAATCGTTTTTTTGATGCGTATGGCAGGGATAAAGTAGATGAATCAGTACTTGAAGTTATTGCTGCAGCTGAAGTTTTTGAGTAA
- the rpmA gene encoding 50S ribosomal protein L27, protein MNILGMKLFAHHKGGGSTANGRNSAGRRLGAKAGDGQEIHAGSIIYRQRGTKIHPGKNVGQGGDDTLFALVNGVVKFERLGKYKKQVSVYPAEEAK, encoded by the coding sequence ATGAATATTTTAGGTATGAAATTATTTGCCCACCACAAGGGGGGCGGTTCTACTGCCAACGGTCGTAACTCAGCTGGTCGTCGTTTAGGCGCTAAGGCTGGTGACGGTCAAGAAATCCACGCAGGTTCAATTATTTACCGTCAACGTGGTACTAAGATTCACCCAGGCAAGAACGTAGGTCAAGGTGGAGACGACACTTTATTTGCACTTGTTAACGGCGTTGTTAAGTTTGAACGTCTTGGCAAGTACAAGAAGCAAGTTTCTGTATACCCAGCTGAAGAAGCTAAGTAA
- a CDS encoding branched-chain amino acid aminotransferase, with protein MAKTRPEDLDWNNLGFKYHDLPFRWVDKFQDGKWQGGQLTSDSTITFNEAAEELHYGQEIFEGLKAYRRKDGGINLFRPDQNAKRMTKSAERLLMEPYPEDKFIEAVKQVVLANQEFVPPYGSGGTLYLRPFMMGTQSIVGVAPSETYEFRIYATPVGAYVKGLNPMPYVISDYDRAAPYGTGQAKTAGNYASSLMPSLLAKKAGFADALYLDPKEHKYIDEFGGANFFGITKDGQFQTPKSDSILPSITKHSILKIAADLGLDPIETKIPIDNIDQFAEAGAMGTAAVISPVGSLTYQDKKYSFGNEKEAGPITQKLYDTLTGIQFGDLEDKYNWTIKLS; from the coding sequence ATGGCTAAAACTCGTCCTGAAGACTTAGATTGGAATAACTTAGGTTTTAAATATCATGATTTACCTTTCCGCTGGGTTGATAAATTTCAAGATGGTAAATGGCAAGGCGGACAATTAACTTCAGATTCTACCATCACATTCAATGAAGCTGCTGAAGAATTACATTACGGACAAGAGATTTTCGAAGGTTTAAAAGCTTATCGCAGAAAAGATGGCGGTATTAACTTATTCAGACCTGATCAAAATGCCAAAAGAATGACGAAATCAGCTGAGCGTCTTTTAATGGAGCCTTATCCAGAAGACAAATTTATTGAAGCAGTCAAACAAGTTGTTTTGGCCAATCAAGAATTTGTACCTCCATATGGATCTGGCGGTACACTTTATCTCAGACCATTTATGATGGGAACTCAATCTATTGTTGGTGTTGCTCCATCAGAAACTTACGAATTTAGAATTTATGCTACTCCTGTTGGTGCTTATGTTAAAGGGCTTAACCCAATGCCTTATGTAATTAGTGACTATGATCGTGCCGCACCTTATGGTACAGGTCAAGCTAAAACAGCAGGCAATTATGCCAGCAGTTTAATGCCTTCACTCCTAGCTAAAAAAGCTGGCTTTGCAGATGCATTATATTTAGATCCTAAAGAACATAAATATATTGATGAATTCGGTGGTGCAAATTTCTTTGGCATTACTAAAGATGGTCAATTCCAAACACCAAAATCAGATTCAATCTTACCTTCAATTACTAAACACTCTATTTTAAAAATTGCTGCTGATCTTGGCCTTGATCCTATTGAGACTAAAATTCCAATTGATAACATTGATCAATTTGCAGAAGCCGGTGCAATGGGAACAGCTGCCGTTATCTCACCTGTTGGTTCACTTACTTACCAAGATAAAAAATATAGTTTCGGTAATGAAAAAGAAGCTGGTCCAATCACCCAAAAATTATATGATACTTTAACAGGTATTCAATTTGGTGATTTAGAAGATAAATATAACTGGACAATTAAATTAAGTTAA